The Bradyrhizobium sp. LLZ17 genomic sequence CCAGAACGCGATCGCCGAGAGCACCGTCGGCACCACGAAGGGCAGCAGCACGATCGCCCTGATGATCGACTTGAACGGCAGCCGCTCGTTGAGCAGCAGCGCCAGATAGAGTCCGATCGCGAATTTCATGATGCTGGCGGCGACCGTGTAGAAGATTGTGTTGAAGACCGACAGCCAGAACACGGAGTCCTTGGACAGCGAGACGAAGTTCTGGAAGCCGATGTAGCGCCCGACACCGCCGATCTTGGTATCGGTCATGCCGAGCCAGAAACCCAGCGCCAAGGGGTAAGCCAGAAACAGCACAAGGATGGCGATAGCCGGCACCATGAACATCGCGCCCAGAAAGTTCCGGCTTTCGAACGCCCTCGACCACAGGCTGCTGCGCTTGAGATGCGCGGCGACGGGCTCGGCCATAACTGCCATGTCGGACTCCCTGACAGAATAGTTGCGGCGTCCGGCGAACCGGACGCCGCGCGGACTGGAGCAGATCAGACCTGGTAATAGCGCTTGGCGCGCTCGGCAGCACGGGCTGCTGCTTCCTTCGGCGTGGCCTGTCCGGAGGCCGCCTCCGCGAACATGTCGACCACGACGAAGTCGCCCATGACGGCGGCCGAGGCGTAGCCGAGATCGCCGGCATAGCCGTTGTCACGGCAGCGCTTCAGGCAGTCGCGATACGGCGTGATCTTGGGATCGGAGGTCCACACCGGGTTGTCATTGTAGGCCGGGAGCGGCGGCGAGACGTATCCATTGGAGGGAGACTTCCCACGCGTCGTAGTTCTCCTTGTCCATCATGTACTTGATGTATTCCTTGACCGCATTCGGATACTTTGAGTGCTTGTAGCCGTAATAGACCAGCACGTTCTGCTGCTCTGTGGGCACGCCGACGGGGCCGATCGGCATCGGCGCGTGATTCATGTCCTTGGCGATCTCCTGCTGTTTCGGATCGGGGGAGTTCTTGCCGACCGTCCAGATCGAGATGCCGTTCAGGGTCAGACTGAGTTCGCCGTTCAGGAATGCCTTGTTGTTGTTCGAGTCGTTCCATGACAGCACGCCCGGGATGAAGGTCGCATAGAGCTGCTTGACGTATTCGAGCGCCGCAATGGTCTCCGGCGAGTCGATCACGACCTCGTTCTTCTCATTGACGACCTTGCCGCCGAACGCCCACAGCGCCCACTGGCACCAGCCGTTGGCATCGCCCGTGGCGTGGCCGAGCGCGAAGCCGGCCGGCGTGTTGTTCTTCTTCAAGGCCTGGCACAGCTTGAGGAAGCCGTCGGTGTCCTTGGGGAACTCCTCGAAGCCAGCAGCCTTCATGTGGCTGATGCGGTAATTCAAGCAGCCGCCGGTCGCACCTTGCGGGATCGCGATCCAGCCATTGCCCTTCTTGCCGTACTTCTCGGCCACCGGATACCAGCCGCCATACTGCTTGCCGAGATAGTCGGCGACGTCAGTCACGTCGATCAGCTTTTCCGGAAACTTGTGGGGATCGTCGAGCGTGCCGATGATCAGGTCGGGACCGGCACCGACATTGGCGGCGACGGCGGCCTTCGGGCGGATGTCTTCCCAGCTCTCGGCCTCAAGCTTCACCTTCACGCCGGTCTTTTCGGAGAACTTCTTGGTCTGCTCGGCGAACTTGTCGAATTCGGCCTGGATGAACTGCTTCCAGCGCAACACGCAGATCGAAGCGTTCGGTTCCGGCTTGTTGGTCCACTCCGCCGCACGAACCGGGACGATCCCCGGGCCGGCCAGCAGGCCGCGCCGCCGAGGCCCGCTTTGAGCACACTTCGCCTGTCAAAATCGCTCATAGTTCTCTCCCTGAATTTTCTATTTGTTTTGGTTCTTTTTTTCGTCGTTACACGCGCTTACCGGTCGCCTCGTCGAACAGATGAATCACGGACGGATCGGGCTTCAGCCGGACCTTGTCGCCCGGGTTGAACTGGTGACGCTCACGGAACACGGCCACGACCTGCTCACCGCCGAGCTTCGCAAACACCTGCGTCTCGGAGCCGGTCGGCTCGACCACGACGATCTCGGCTTCGGCGCCATCGTCGGCGATGGTGAAATGCTCAGGGCGGACGCCGTAGACCACAGGCCGGCCATCGGACGCGGTCGGCGCGGTCTTGAGCGGCAGCTTGACGCCGTTCGGCCCCTCGAAGCTCGCAACGCCATTGACGCGCACATGGCCCTTCAGGAAGTTCATCGCCGGCGAGCCGATGAAGCCGGCGACGAACTGGTTCTCCGGCGTGTCGTAGAGCTCGAGCGGTGTGCCCATCTGCTCGACGATGCCGTCATGCATCACGACGATCTTGTCGGCCATGGTCATGGCCTCGATCTGGTCGTGGGTGACGTAGACGGTGGTCGTCTTCAGCCGCTGGTGCAGTTCCTTGATCTCGGTGCGCATGGCGACGCGCAACTTGGCGT encodes the following:
- a CDS encoding ABC transporter ATP-binding protein, giving the protein MSSVQIRDVRKSFGNFEVLHGVSIPIEDGQFVVLVGPSGCGKSTLLRMLAGLENITSGTISIGDRVVNNVQPKERDIAMVFQNYALYPHMTVGENMGFSMKLRGESTEEINKRVKRAAEILALSPLLDRYPRQLSGGQRQRVAMGRAIVRDPQVFLFDEPLSNLDAKLRVAMRTEIKELHQRLKTTTVYVTHDQIEAMTMADKIVVMHDGIVEQMGTPLELYDTPENQFVAGFIGSPAMNFLKGHVRVNGVASFEGPNGVKLPLKTAPTASDGRPVVYGVRPEHFTIADDGAEAEIVVVEPTGSETQVFAKLGGEQVVAVFRERHQFNPGDKVRLKPDPSVIHLFDEATGKRV